A window of the Gossypium hirsutum isolate 1008001.06 chromosome A03, Gossypium_hirsutum_v2.1, whole genome shotgun sequence genome harbors these coding sequences:
- the LOC107936605 gene encoding uncharacterized protein, protein MQRDRRSKESFKRSASKSFLALPVKKSKEKFSQATSALERSGKSRPRQSDYKVSDRRAVSVGSVQNTQRPKCQHYGRSHPGECRKEVKQKEKQKTPPQKGRRSGQSSAIGATRSGMKDTASRSEVRAPAHTYAIRAREEATAPDVIADPGSTHSCIFTMLTSKKNLCVKPTDYDVQVTNPLGQSVVVNLICHNCPLKVKGCDFPTDLMLLPFREFDIILGIDWLMKHDAKLLRKGNEAYLAYVLDTRSSESKLEQLFVVNEFMDLFPEELLGLPPDREVEFVIDMLPGIAPISMTLYRMAPAELKELKT, encoded by the exons ATGCAACGAGATAGAAGAAGTAAAGAATCTTTCAAAAGAAGTGCATCTAAGTCATTTTTAGCTTTACCAGTGAAGAAATCTAAAGAGAAATTTAGTCAAGCCACTTCAGCACTGGAAAGATCAGGAAAGAGTagaccaagacaatctgattATAAGGTATCTGACAGACGTGCTGTTAGTGTGGGTAGTGTACAAAATACCCAAAGGCCTAAGTGCCAACATTATGGAAGAAGTCACCCCGGTGAATGTAGAA AAGAAGTGAAAcagaaagagaaacaaaaaactcCTCCTCAAAAAGGAAGACGCTCTGGTCAGAGCAGTGCTATAGGGGCTACTCGTTCAGGTATGAAAGATACTGCTAGTCGATCAGAAGTTAGGGCTCCTGCTCATACTTATGCCATTCGAGCAAGAGAAGAAGCAACAGCTCCGgatgtaattgctg accctgggtctactcattcatgTATTTTTACTATGTTAACATCTAAAAAGAATCTATGTGTTAAGCCTACtgattatgatgtacaagttacaaatccattAGGACAAAGTGTGGTAGTTAATTTAATATGCCATAACTGTCCACTGAAAGTTAAGGGCTGTGATTTCCCCACCGATTTGATGTTGCTACCGTTTCGGGAATTTGACATTATCTTGGGAATAGACTGGTTAATGAAACATGATGCG AAATTGTTGCGTAAAGGAAATGAGGCTTATTTAGCCTATGTTCTTGATACTCGAAGTTCTGAATCAAAGTTAGAGCAATTATTTGTTGTGAATGAATTCATGGAtctatttcctgaagaattactagGCTTACCACCCgatagagaggttgagtttgtgaTAGATATGCTTCCGGGAATAGCTCCCATATCAATGAcactgtatagaatggctccagctgaattaaaagagttgaaaacatAG